CTTTTTACCGCTCATATCTGCAAACGATCGACGTAAAAAGCGCGAAAAGGAAATTCTTAAGTCTCTGCCTACGTTTCTGGATTTTATTACCATGGCAATTGAGGCTGGCATGAACTTGAGTGGCGCGATGCAGCAAGCGGTTGAGAAAGGCCCTCCTGGTCCACTCGGGGTAGAATTTAATACCGTACTGCGTGATGTACGTGCCGGCATGAGTCGTATTGCTGCACTGCGTTTGATGGCGGATCGCTTGAATATGAAAGAGATCAATAGTTTGATTGCCGCGTTGGCTCAGGCTGAGCAAACTGGCGCCAGTTTGTCCGAGACCTTACGAATACAGTCTACGCAGCGCCGAATCGAGCGTTTCCAGAAAGCGGAGAAAACAGCGATGGAAGCACCTGTGAAACTCACTTTTCCATTGGTTGCCTTCATTTTTCCATGCACGTTTGTGGTCCTGTTCTTCCCCATTATTTTGAAGTTCATTTTTGAGACATGATGATGATGTCCTGGTTGTTGACACTGCCTGGTGAAGAACGGCAAACCTACCGCGTACACAAAATGGAGTCTTTCATTGAGCGCGCGCGAGGCTTGTTGTTTCAGTCAGGAATAAGTGCCGGTGAAGTCTACTGGTTTGATCGGTGTTCAAGCGTGCACATGTTCGGGATGCGATTCCCAATTGATGTCGTGTTCTTGGATAAACAGTTCAGTATTACAAAAATAGTGTCAGGGCTAAAGCCTTGGCGATTCTCATATTCGTTGGGCAGTCGCTCGGTACTTGAAATGAAGTCAGGTGAATCGAGTGCCCGCCAAATGAAAGTTGGTCAAGTTTTAGAATTTCAAAGGGTCGAGGACGTCAAAAATGTATAACCGAAAAAGTGGCTTCGGAGTCGTCATTATTGTTGTACTGAGCCTGTTGTCGGCCTGCGTCACGCCACCAACGGGCTCGCAGCTGAGGCCCCCAACAGCGACTGGCTTGCCTGGCCAACTGGATCTGAAGGCCAAGTTTGAGAAAGCCAATATT
The sequence above is a segment of the Arenicella chitinivorans genome. Coding sequences within it:
- a CDS encoding type II secretion system F family protein → MFSQIVIFATGLLFATSICALIYAVRNIGHTVPRDDRTYKDPLPFKMKLIWPMATFFAYYIGRFLSVEYIEQTKRTLQKAELIYLMEPEQLFGLQLSAFLLAGGACAVALNMLEMFSWMYVLLAALLGFFLPLISANDRRKKREKEILKSLPTFLDFITMAIEAGMNLSGAMQQAVEKGPPGPLGVEFNTVLRDVRAGMSRIAALRLMADRLNMKEINSLIAALAQAEQTGASLSETLRIQSTQRRIERFQKAEKTAMEAPVKLTFPLVAFIFPCTFVVLFFPIILKFIFET
- a CDS encoding DUF192 domain-containing protein, coding for MMSWLLTLPGEERQTYRVHKMESFIERARGLLFQSGISAGEVYWFDRCSSVHMFGMRFPIDVVFLDKQFSITKIVSGLKPWRFSYSLGSRSVLEMKSGESSARQMKVGQVLEFQRVEDVKNV